The genomic window TTAATAGCTTGAGCTAGCTTTTTAATTTCTGGGTGTTGAGCGCGACTTAATGCGATATCAGCTATTTCTATTGCTTGAGTGTGATGAGGAACCATCATCTCAATGAAATGTTGATCCATCTGAGTCATCATCCCTCTTTGGGGAGGAGGAGTAGTTTCTGTAGATAGGTGATGAGTATTGTGTTCTGAGTTGGAAACCTGAGCTTGTGCGTTATTTAAAATTACTAATCCAGTGAGCGTACTACTGGTTAAGATACCAACCAAGCCATAAAACAATGTTTTTGTCTTCATAACCCCACCTCATTTTAGGAGTTAAACACAACTTATATTTATGAAATTATCGAGAGATTGTGAGGAACTTGTGAGATAAAAAATCTTCGATTAACTCAATGAAATTGTGCAAATAGAAAGCGGTAATCAAGGTTTTTTAAAGCTTTACTTTCTTGAAATAATTAAGCTAATTTTCTTTCCAACCACTTAGTTAGATATTTCTATCTTCCATAAAACCCTATACTTTAAGCTTTTCACCTAGAGATGAAAAGAGGATGAAATATTTTTTATGTACACCTTTCTTTACAAATCAAGGCGATAGTAAAGGACTGCTTTCAGTAGATCATATCTTCGTTAGTGTCGTAATAGATGCGATGGTCTCCGAATCTACCGTGGGCGATCGCGCTTTTTGGCATTTGTGTAACATGCATGCCTACTTAATGAAGGGATTGTTCCACATCGACTGCTAGCAATTGGTCATGAGTTGCTTTACCAGTCAACACCAATACCCCGTTGATGGCGATTGCTTGCATTGACTGAACTCCATACTGTTCAACTTTCGCTAGATAAGTCTGCTGCTCCTAAACTGAACACAAGTCATCAACTAATACTTCACAATTTGAGCCAGCTAGTTCTTACGCTGTGCAAACTGTATCCTCACAAAGAGGGCAATTAGCTATAAATATCTGAATTTGACATTTATTTTGCCATAATGTTGACCAATAATTACCTTACTAGTATTTTCAATCCTCCACCTACCAGGAGAGTCAAGTCTAAACAATGCAATATTAATAATTTGTAATAAATTTAATTTTTTCTTCTGACAGCAAGGAAATGAAGAAGTTACTGTTAGAAAAAATGCAGCAACCGCATAAATTGACTTTTTCATAACTAACTCTGGCAAGATGATATAGGGTAGGCAAAATCCACTATCCCACCCTACAGCTACCGATTAATTTGGTTGACAGCAAGCCACACCTAAAATTAACAGCAGTTACTCACCTTAGCCACCGTAAGTCTGAATCCGAGCTAAACCAAGTGGAATTTCTTCTTTCATATCAATCTTTTTGACAGATACGGGATAATGCCAAGTTCCCTCATAATCTGGAGTATTAACTCCTTTCATACGAATTGATATAGTTGTACCAGGAGCTACTGGTTCGGAAAAAGCTACAGTAGCTTTTTTGTTGTTAATAGAAACCGTTGTAGGAATTTTTTGACCTAATTTGTTTTGGACTTCAATTCCTTTATCAATACTTA from Tolypothrix sp. PCC 7712 includes these protein-coding regions:
- a CDS encoding DUF2808 domain-containing protein, producing the protein MKKPIYAAAFTLVFASSVSTAWAKNPNDANISHLGNSAAVPNVARIPDATHKFDVHVQGKALSELAIDLPEGISIDKGIEVQNKLGQKIPTTVSINNKKATVAFSEPVAPGTTISIRMKGVNTPDYEGTWHYPVSVKKIDMKEEIPLGLARIQTYGG